One stretch of Musicola paradisiaca NCPPB 2511 DNA includes these proteins:
- a CDS encoding EAL and HDOD domain-containing protein, with translation MNHVTLLAEKIESHVDFERYKKYGFDLFQGYFFSKPEVIKNRRLSQNEIATFQLVKAVSDEEIDFKKVEMLIKGDVSLSYKVMRYAKNILYRTVGASNFKCLSLKDIAMYLGKNELRRFVAIACLSAAGDIEVEELYQVSLTRGRFCELAAEKMGCQSSMPDAFLCGLFSLLDVILDLPLKDIFRHITLSEAVARALLQHEGKLYALLRLSQLYEQGLWEGVGEMAKSMQLSERSVITAMDSATRWADEFSI, from the coding sequence ATGAACCATGTGACGCTGTTGGCTGAAAAAATAGAGTCGCATGTCGATTTTGAACGATATAAAAAATATGGCTTTGATCTTTTTCAAGGCTATTTTTTTAGCAAGCCGGAAGTGATCAAAAATCGCAGGTTATCACAGAATGAGATCGCCACGTTCCAATTGGTAAAAGCGGTAAGCGACGAAGAGATTGATTTTAAAAAAGTGGAGATGTTGATTAAGGGTGATGTCTCTCTTTCCTATAAAGTCATGCGCTACGCAAAAAATATTTTATACCGGACGGTCGGCGCCAGTAATTTTAAATGCCTGTCGTTGAAAGATATCGCCATGTACCTCGGTAAGAATGAACTGCGCCGTTTTGTGGCGATTGCCTGTTTATCCGCTGCGGGTGATATCGAGGTGGAGGAACTCTATCAAGTGAGTTTGACCCGCGGGCGGTTCTGCGAACTGGCGGCGGAAAAAATGGGCTGTCAATCGTCAATGCCGGATGCGTTTTTATGCGGGTTGTTCTCACTGCTGGACGTGATCCTCGATCTCCCGCTGAAAGATATTTTTAGGCATATCACCCTGTCTGAAGCGGTAGCCAGGGCCTTGCTCCAGCATGAAGGTAAACTTTATGCGCTATTACGGCTGTCGCAACTGTATGAGCAAGGCTTATGGGAAGGCGTTGGCGAGATGGCGAAATCGATGCAACTGTCGGAGCGCAGTGTCATTACGGCAATGGACAGCGCCACCCGGTGGGCGGATGAATTCAGTATTTAG
- a CDS encoding EAL and HDOD domain-containing protein: MYSFVARQPIFDRHLNTVAYEIFFRNGLTNAFPNVSSEYATAQIISDQFLCAAPSHLVGHYSAFVNFPYQLIVNGVAHALPRSKVVIEVLEQATPDDDLLKAVRKLHDDGFRIALDDFSLDSAWDRFIPYIHIIKFDVQNTEFSDIDRYLSKQGKK, from the coding sequence ATGTATTCATTCGTTGCGCGGCAGCCTATATTTGACAGGCACCTGAATACGGTAGCCTATGAAATTTTTTTTAGAAATGGCTTGACCAACGCCTTTCCCAATGTGTCCTCCGAGTATGCGACGGCCCAGATCATTTCGGATCAGTTCCTGTGTGCGGCGCCGTCCCACCTGGTTGGGCATTATTCCGCATTCGTTAATTTTCCCTATCAATTGATTGTTAACGGCGTCGCGCATGCGTTGCCGCGTAGCAAAGTGGTGATTGAAGTATTAGAGCAGGCGACACCTGATGACGACTTATTGAAGGCGGTGCGAAAACTACATGATGATGGGTTTCGCATCGCACTGGATGACTTTTCTTTAGACAGTGCCTGGGATCGGTTCATCCCCTACATTCACATCATCAAATTTGATGTGCAGAATACTGAGTTTAGTGATATCGACCGCTATCTCAGTAAACAGGGTAAAAAATGA